Genomic window (Fluviispira vulneris):
ATAATCTTAAAAATCATCGACTTCATATTATCTCTCCTTGCTTAACTTAATGTTCATTTCTGTTAAGAATTTTTATTGCTGTATTCGATAAACTTGGTGGATTTTTAATACCTAAATTATCCCCATAAACATTGCTACTTGAATTGTTGTTACTTCCCCAGCAGTAAACATCATCATTGTCAAGCAATGCACATGTGTTATTGTCTGCTGCCGCAATGTCTATAACTTTTGCTGAGGGCAAACCGACCACTGAAACAGGTGCGCTTGATTGAGTTGGAGTCATTGATCCACTACCAAGCTGGCCTTTTGAATTGTCTCCCCAGCAATAAACAGATGCTCCGTCATTTGTGATTGCACATGAATGAAATGCACCTGCAACGATAGCTTTTGCGTTGGATATTCCAGAAATAAGATTTGGTGTTTTATTAAATGCAGAAGAGGAAGTGCTGTTCCCAAGTTGTAATTTATCATTTTTTCCAAAACATTTTATAGCATCACTTGAATTTATATAACAAAAATGATCTTTTTCACCACTTGAAATATTTTTTACATTGGTGTCTATGAGTATTGGGTTTGGACTAGAAGTTGTTGTGATACTTGAACCCCAGCAATATAAACCACCTGAAATCGTTACTGCACAAACGGAATGGTCTGAAGTCGCTATTAATTTTACGCTTTCAGGCAGTGGTATATTTACGCCATTAATAAATGGATTTGTAAAATCGGATTGTGCCATTTGTCCTTGATTATTTAAACCCCAGCAAGAAACTTGTTGTGAAGCTGAGAATAAAACACAGACATGTTCGTCGCCAGTGACCATCATTTTTATTTGATTGCCATTTAAATTCAAAACATCTTGTGGCTGAGTTGCGTTGGAATTATTGTTAATTCTATTTCCCAATTTCCCATTATTTTGTGAACCCCAGCATTTTAATCCAGTTGATAAAAAAGCACATGTGTGATTGAGTGCCGCAGACACTGCAACTGCTTTTTCAGTTAAAATATTTACAGTAACAGGCGTCACTTGATTGTTTGTGCCCGCATTTGTATTACCAAGCTGAAAGGATTGGTTGTAACCCCAGCATTTAATTGCTCCAGATGTCATAACCACACAAGCAGACAAATCCCCCATACTGATCAGTCCATTTTCAGCGCCTGATGTTGTATATGTGGGAATTTTCCCCGCATTTGTAGCAGCAGTAGACAGATCATCTAAAGAATAAAAGCTATTCAAAGAAACAATCGCATCGTTAGTTCCCCCTCCTCCTTTTGAACAAGAGTAAAGAACTTCAAAAATAATGATAAGAGTAATTATTTTTAAAATCATCGATTTCATATCACTTCTCCTTTCATGAATTAAAGATCATTTCTATTAAGAATTTTGATTGCTTTATTTGAGAAACTTGGTGGGTTTTTAATGCCTAAAAAGTCACCTAAATTATCTACTGGAGCATTGTTATTTCCCCAGCAAAAAACATCATCATTTTCTAAAAGAACACATGTTACTTTGTCAGATGCGGCAATATCTATTATTTTTTGCTTAGGTAGACCAATAACTTTTAATGGTATATTGGATTGGTCAATCGTTATATCATCATTTCCGAGCTGTCCTTTACTATTGTCTCCCCAACAGTAAACAGAAGAGTTATTATCTGAAATAGCGCATGAATGATGTTCTCCTGCAACGATAGCCGAAACATTATTTAAGTTTTGAACAGTATTAGTTTGTAATTTATAATCTGAGTGCTCAGGTTTTTTCCCAAGTTGTAATTTATCATTTCTTCCAAAACAATTGACAAAATCATTTGCGCTTATATAGCAGAAATGATCTTTTTCTCCACTCGAAATATTTTTTACACCAGAATCTATTAGTACTGGATTCGGATTTGTGTTTGAAGTTATATTTGAGCCCCAGCAATATAAGTTTCCTGAAATTGTTATTGCGCACATCGAGTGATCTGAAGTTGCTATATGTTTTATACTTTCAGGCAATTGAATATTTATTCCATTTATCACAGGATTTTTTGAAAAAGGTTGAGCCATTTGTCCTCTATCATTGAATCCCCAACATAAAACTTGTTGTGAACCTGATAATAAAACGCAGACATGTTCATCACCTGTAACCATCATCTTTATTGGATTATTATTTATATTTAAAATATCTTGTGGTTTACTTGCATAAGAGGAATCATTGATTCTATTTCCTAATTTACCATTGTTCTGCGAACCCCAACATTTCATACCTGATATTAAATAAGCACAAGTGTGGTTGAGAGCAGCTGATACAGCTACTGCTTTTTCTGTTAAAATATTTACGTAAACAGGTTCGGCTTGATTGCTTGTGTTAGCACTGGAATTACCAAGTTGAAAGGATTGATTGTATCCCCAACATTTTATTTGTCCCGATGTCATAACGACGCAGGCCGTTAAATCTCCCATACTTATTAGTCCATTTTCTGAGCCTGAAGTTGTATAGGTCGGAATTTTTCCAGAATTTTTTGCTAAATTACTTAAGTCATCAAGGGAATAGAAACTACCTAAATTCATTAAGGGGTCAGAATTATTTCCACCTCCTTTAGAGCATGAAAAAGTGAAAAATAGGAGCAATAAAAATTGTATGAAGATTACTCTTCTAAGCATAAATTTCATCCTCGTACATGAAAATGAGCTTAAACATTATATCGGTTGGTTTTTTAGAAAATTTAAAAAATAAGATTTTAATATAAGAAAGATTATTTGAAATAATTGTAGTTTTCTTAAGAGAGCGAAACTCTAAACTTTGTGTCAAAATATTGAACCAATTGAAAATATTAAAATTTATTAAATAAAACCGATTTAAGAGCATGCCAAGATGAGGATATGTATGAGAAAAGCAATTATACTAATGGATGATTCCCCTGAAATGCATCTAATTACAAAGAAAGCTTTAGAAACT
Coding sequences:
- a CDS encoding RCC1 domain-containing protein, which gives rise to MKSMILKIITLIIIFEVLYSCSKGGGGTNDAIVSLNSFYSLDDLSTAATNAGKIPTYTTSGAENGLISMGDLSACVVMTSGAIKCWGYNQSFQLGNTNAGTNNQVTPVTVNILTEKAVAVSAALNHTCAFLSTGLKCWGSQNNGKLGNRINNNSNATQPQDVLNLNGNQIKMMVTGDEHVCVLFSASQQVSCWGLNNQGQMAQSDFTNPFINGVNIPLPESVKLIATSDHSVCAVTISGGLYCWGSSITTTSSPNPILIDTNVKNISSGEKDHFCYINSSDAIKCFGKNDKLQLGNSTSSSAFNKTPNLISGISNAKAIVAGAFHSCAITNDGASVYCWGDNSKGQLGSGSMTPTQSSAPVSVVGLPSAKVIDIAAADNNTCALLDNDDVYCWGSNNNSSSNVYGDNLGIKNPPSLSNTAIKILNRNEH
- a CDS encoding RCC1 domain-containing protein, whose protein sequence is MLRRVIFIQFLLLLFFTFSCSKGGGNNSDPLMNLGSFYSLDDLSNLAKNSGKIPTYTTSGSENGLISMGDLTACVVMTSGQIKCWGYNQSFQLGNSSANTSNQAEPVYVNILTEKAVAVSAALNHTCAYLISGMKCWGSQNNGKLGNRINDSSYASKPQDILNINNNPIKMMVTGDEHVCVLLSGSQQVLCWGFNDRGQMAQPFSKNPVINGINIQLPESIKHIATSDHSMCAITISGNLYCWGSNITSNTNPNPVLIDSGVKNISSGEKDHFCYISANDFVNCFGRNDKLQLGKKPEHSDYKLQTNTVQNLNNVSAIVAGEHHSCAISDNNSSVYCWGDNSKGQLGNDDITIDQSNIPLKVIGLPKQKIIDIAASDKVTCVLLENDDVFCWGNNNAPVDNLGDFLGIKNPPSFSNKAIKILNRNDL